In the genome of Anomalospiza imberbis isolate Cuckoo-Finch-1a 21T00152 chromosome 11, ASM3175350v1, whole genome shotgun sequence, one region contains:
- the CYB561D2 gene encoding transmembrane reductase CYB561D2 has translation MALTAETESRLYRSLRVASGAAAHLVALGFPAAVAVLARPGSSLFSWHPLLMALAFSFLMTEALLIFSPETSVLRSFSRKVRVRAHWALQLLALLCALLGLGIITYNKHLNGKGHFVTWHGLTGLLAVLYTGGQCAGGVLLLYPKLMKNWTLAKLKLYHATSGLVGYLLGCASLMLGMCSLWFTTTVTGASWYLAMLCPLVTSLVIMNQVSNAYLYRKRSQH, from the exons ATGGCCCTGACGGCAGAGACCGAGTCCCGCCTGTACCGCTCGCTGCGCGTGGCCTCCGGCGCCGCCGCGCACCTCGTGGCGCTGGGATTCCCCGCCGCCGTGGCCGTGCTGGCGCGGCCCGGATCCA GTCTCTTCTCCTGGCACCCGCTGCTCATGGCCCTCGCG TTCTCGTTCCTGATGACGGAAGCGCTGCTCATCTTCTCCCCGGAGACCTCGGTGCTGCGCTCCTTCTCCCGCAAAGTCCGAGTGCGGGCGCACTGGGCCCTGCAGCTGCTCGCCCTGCTCTGcgcgctcctggggctgggaatcATTACCTACAACAAGCACCTGAACGGCAAGGGCCACTTTGTCACCTGGCACGGGCTGACggggctgctggctgtgctgtaCACTGGTGGGCAGTGCGCCGGGGGCGTGCTCCTACTCTACCCCAAGCTGATGAAGAACTGGACGCTGGCTAAGTTGAAGCTGTACCACGCAACCTCAGGGCTGGTGGGCtacctgctgggctgtgccagcctgaTGTTGGGCATGTGCTCCCTCTGGTTCACCACCACGGTGACCGGTGCCTCGTGGTACCTCGCCATGCTGTGTCCCCTCGTCACCAGCCTGGTTATCATGAACCAGGTGAGCAATGCGTACCTGTACCGCAAGCGGAGCCAGCACTGA